The region CTACAGGAGGAATTAGCGCTATCAATGGGTAGTTCGCCAAATAGTGCTAGTACGCTCAGTGAAGGTGACCACGCTATTGAAGATGAAGAATAAGCCCTTAAAACAGTCTTGAAAGAGTAAACACCTATAGGAAATTATGTCAGAAGCGATCTTTCTGCTAGGTTTGTCATTTTTATTGGTGGTCGTTTGTCTGACGATTCTTTTGCTAACAGCAATTCCTGCTTTTCAGGAATTGGCAAAAGCAGCTAATAGTATCATTCGCCTAGCTGACACCTTAACGCGGGAGTTACCTGCGACACTAGAAGCAATTCGGATGACTGGGCTAGAGCTAAGTGAGTTAAGCGATGAACTCAACCAAGGGGCAAAAAGTGCTGGCGAGGCTGTGAAGCAAGTAAATGATGGAATCAAGGGTGTGCGTCAAGGTGCGTCTAGTGCTTCGATCGCAACTAAAAGTGCATTTGCTGGCTTAAAAGCTGGATTAAAATCCCTCGGTCGTCCTCGCCGTCAAAAGCGATCGCCTTCGGATTTATATTCAGAAAATTTACGATCCAGTAATCCTCCTTCCGAAGACTTAGATGAAAGCGAAGATAATATGACTAGACAAAATCGACTAGTTACACCTGATGAAATGAGATCTGAGGGCTTTATGGGAGATTTGACCCCAGATGAAGATTAAAAAAAATTGGTGCAGCAATGCACCAATTTTTTTTAATCTTGACAGCGATCGCAGACCCCATTAACAGTTACCTCGTAGCTATCAACTTTTAGACCTACACGAAGTTTCCGAAAACTTAAACCTTCAAAAGCATCCCACTCAATATCTTCAATCTTGCCGCAACATTTGCACCGAAAATGATGATGTGGCTCTACATTGGCATCATAACGGCATACACCCTGCTCCAATAAAACTTCTCGCACTAATCCTGCATCACGCAAGGTCTGGAGCGAGAGGTAAACGGTTGCCTGAGAAGAAGTTGGTGCATCTTGGTTTAAATCATTTAGGATCTGGTCGGCAGTTGGATGATCTAGACGCTCAAGTAAATTTGCATATACCGCAAAACGTTGTGGCGTAACGCGCAACCCCTTAGATTTTAAGATTTGGACAACCCGATCTGCTTGCTTTTGCATATAAAACTGCTCCTGAATCCCGCCAAATTTTCTTGTAAAGCTCTTGCAGACTAGATTTACAGTTTTAAAAATTTAGTAATCTGCTTTCAAATAGGAAAATTCAACCGAGAAATTTTGACTAAAAATTTCACAAGTAAATCACATGTTTAATTACTTGAATGGCAACTATATCATTTCTATCTAAGAACTACAAATTTATTAAACTTTTTAAAAAAATTGAGTGATTATGGGTATTGACTAACTTCTAAATAAGAACTATTCTTAAAAGTGCTCAGAAAAGTATTTACCTCAAAGAAAAATATGGCAGTTATTGAAACCGTACCAAGCGTTGTTTTTAAGACTCGTGTACGTGATGAATCTGTTGAAGGTCCTAACCCATATCGTTGGGAAGACAAAACTACTCAAGATCTTTTTGCTGGCAAAAAAGTAGTAGTTTTCTCTCTACCTGGTGCATTTACTCCTACCTGCTCATCCAATCACTTACCTCGTTACGAAGAGCTTTATGAAGAATTTAAGGCTCTAGGTGTTGACGCAGTCATTTGTATTTCCGTTAACGATGCTTTCGTTATGTTCAAATGGGGCAAGGAAATCGGTGCTAAGAATGTATTCTTGCTTCCTGATGGCGCTGGTGAATTTACCCGCAAGATGGGAATGCTTGTTGACAAATCTAATATTGGTTTCGGACTTCGCTCTTGGCGCTATTCGATGTTAGTCAATGACTCTAAGATCGAAAAGATTTTCGTAGAGCCAGGCTTCGCTGATAATGCTGGTAGCGATCCTTTTGAAGTGTCTGACGCTGACACGATGTTGGCTTACCTTAAGGGTGCTGAAGCTACTGGTGTGTCTGCTCCTCGCTTAGCATTTGTCGGTTAATTCTGCATTTTCTAACGCAAACAACTGTAGAGAAAACTTGTGAAACAAGTTTTCTCTACAGTTGTTTCTCCCTTATTTGGAGGAAGAAATGACTACTCTAAATCGTTTAGAACATGTCAACTTAGCTTGTCACGATATTAAAGCTAGCCAAGCTTTCTATCAAGTTTTATTCCCTGATTGGTATGTTCGTGCCGAGGATCTTCACGATCAAAGACCTTGGGTTCATTTGGGTGACGACCAGTTTTATGTTTGTTTAAACCACACCCCAAATTTAAAAAGGGTTCATGCAATCTATGAAAATATCGGTGTGAACCATGTCGGATTTGTGATTAACAATGGTGAAGCGATCAAAGTCCGACTGGAAGAAAATAAGATTGAATACTACATTCTTAATGCACCAGAAACCAAGCATCGCATTTACGTCAGTGATCCAGATGGCAATGAGATTGAATTAGTTGAATACAACTCTGACTACAGGCTTCGCTAGATCACATCGCCTTTAAAAATATCGTCTTGTAAATTTGCACTGCCATGAAACTCTCTAGCAAAAATCTTAATGAACACATTGATACTCTCTACGATGCGATCGTAGTTGGTGGTGGTATGGGTGGTCTATCGGCGGCAATCTATTTAGCCCGTTATGGATTGAAGTGTCTAGTGATCGAAAAAGGAAAAGGGCGATCGCTATGGATGCAAGATTTGCGTAACTATGTCGGTCTTGATCCTCACACTCCAGGGCGCGACATTTTAAATCATGGAACCAAAACATCCTTAGATTGGGGAGCAGATCATCTGCGTGGTTATGTTGAAGAAGTAACCGATGAAGGCGAAACTTTTGCTGTAAAAGTAAAAGTTGGTAAGCAAAATAGTATTTATCCTGTATTTCGCAGTAAGTATGTGATTGCGGCTTCTGGCATTATGGACAATTTGCCTCAGCTCGAAAACATGCAAAATGTCTATGATTATGCAGGTTATACACTTCATGTCTGCATGATTTGTGATGGCTATGACATGTGGGATCAGAAAGCAGTTTTGATTGCGAATACAGAATCTCAAATCGGTGCGGCTTTTGTGCTGAACTGGTTCACACC is a window of Pseudanabaena sp. BC1403 DNA encoding:
- a CDS encoding VOC family protein, whose product is MTTLNRLEHVNLACHDIKASQAFYQVLFPDWYVRAEDLHDQRPWVHLGDDQFYVCLNHTPNLKRVHAIYENIGVNHVGFVINNGEAIKVRLEENKIEYYILNAPETKHRIYVSDPDGNEIELVEYNSDYRLR
- a CDS encoding NAD(P)/FAD-dependent oxidoreductase yields the protein MKLSSKNLNEHIDTLYDAIVVGGGMGGLSAAIYLARYGLKCLVIEKGKGRSLWMQDLRNYVGLDPHTPGRDILNHGTKTSLDWGADHLRGYVEEVTDEGETFAVKVKVGKQNSIYPVFRSKYVIAASGIMDNLPQLENMQNVYDYAGYTLHVCMICDGYDMWDQKAVLIANTESQIGAAFVLNWFTPYISVLTHGLCTVSDKTKQKLAEHGYPLYEAPIAKFLGENHQLSGVELTDGTVVEATTGLVGMGSVYHNHYLKGIEGLEWDGQNLVTNEMAQTSHNRIFALGDLKKGLNQVSIAVADGTVAATQIWRNIRRASPPRKWEENIKIPVTI
- a CDS encoding peroxiredoxin; the protein is MAVIETVPSVVFKTRVRDESVEGPNPYRWEDKTTQDLFAGKKVVVFSLPGAFTPTCSSNHLPRYEELYEEFKALGVDAVICISVNDAFVMFKWGKEIGAKNVFLLPDGAGEFTRKMGMLVDKSNIGFGLRSWRYSMLVNDSKIEKIFVEPGFADNAGSDPFEVSDADTMLAYLKGAEATGVSAPRLAFVG
- a CDS encoding Fur family transcriptional regulator translates to MQKQADRVVQILKSKGLRVTPQRFAVYANLLERLDHPTADQILNDLNQDAPTSSQATVYLSLQTLRDAGLVREVLLEQGVCRYDANVEPHHHFRCKCCGKIEDIEWDAFEGLSFRKLRVGLKVDSYEVTVNGVCDRCQD
- a CDS encoding DUF948 domain-containing protein — translated: MSEAIFLLGLSFLLVVVCLTILLLTAIPAFQELAKAANSIIRLADTLTRELPATLEAIRMTGLELSELSDELNQGAKSAGEAVKQVNDGIKGVRQGASSASIATKSAFAGLKAGLKSLGRPRRQKRSPSDLYSENLRSSNPPSEDLDESEDNMTRQNRLVTPDEMRSEGFMGDLTPDED